The genomic DNA tattatataaatattgcaCGATATTTATCAACTTCCAATAAAAGTATGATTTTCAAAGTAAATATATTAAGATGTATAAGtagaataaagaaaaaataatcaaatatcAAAGTAGGATATGTTATTTCATCTACatacatttatttctttttacaGAGTACTAAATATCTCTTTATCTTTTCGAAACAAATAggtcatacatacatatatatatatatatatatatatgcaagaaATAAAGGAAGTGTATATAATTTCATCTCAAAATGATGTCGTTGAGTACACTAATATATaacaaagaaaatgtaaataCTAAAGTTAATAACTAAAAGCACTATAATTAATCTAATTTCACTATTTCAATAGTAAATGAAGTAATATGAACActagatatataaaaataccGGTACTCTTACTTATTAATTATTCCATTACTATATACATGTATTTGGATATTAACATTTCCGCTAACTAAAATACAGTTTTGGGTCCGTCTAACATGATAATGAATCACAGAGAACGCATTTAGTATTTTTCAGTTCAAGTGTTTACTACTTCAGTTCAATTGTTTAATAATTTAGTATTTCAGTTTAAGTATTTAATACTTTCACTATTCGGTGATGAAGAGCACAAAGTACTAAAAATTTGAACTAAAGTATATGTTAAGCACTTGAACTAAAAGTATCAAATATGTTCCATGTAGTCACTATTAATTcgacctataaaaaaaaacacattatTAGTTGTGTTACTGAAATTTTTAAGGAGGATTAGTATCTGAATTTACATGTATTTCAAGCAATACTGAACGTccaaattgaaataataataataaaaaaatagccAGTACTTCATGTGCCAACTATGTACTCTAATTATTTAGATATTAGTACTTTCATTTATGAAGATTAGTATTAACATATTGTACATCCAAAATACTAAATTAAGTgttcaaattatattaatttagttcTTCTAATATCAAAAGTTAGTATGTACACATTATTCCTAACtataaaatatcataaattaattaatattctaAATTTTCAGTGTGCTCAAATAATATGggaagaaaatcaattttccTCTTTTACTTGACAATTATTTATGATATACAAAAATGTTGCACTATTATATTACCAACGTGAGTTGGTTCAAGTGATTCAACCTTAAACAAGGTCTCAAATTCGAGTATTGTAAATAGAAAAAGCCCACACTGGGAGCTAGAGCTTCACCCCTTAGTGGGTCACCTAATTCGAACTGGACTAGTCGGGATCCATTGAGTTACCAGATATCAGGATACTTAGCAAGAGGTAGGGATAGTCTTATGAGTATCAAACTTAGACCATCTTCTTTATTAGACGATGATATGCGCCATTGCACTATATCTTTTTTAATGTCTAAGTATCTAATATAAGAACAAACACCTATTTcttacatatatgtatatatatgcatccTCACAACAGAACATTCAATTAAAAAGTATCCACCATGAGAAAGATGATGCAGTGAAATAGCACACGCCATCgcttaataattaaaaaattctcgAGTCCAATACGAAATATTTTTGTACTTGAATAATAACATTTCATACAAGGAGAATAGCGTTTCGTATAGGGCTCTGGTTAAATATTCAAATGATGAACCCAATAATTGcctttaataatttaaaggtttcaagttttattttttatcagcGGGATTATTTGTACTCCTTTAATTAGCTTTCCTTTCTATTTTCCTGACATCATTTTtaatgaggaaaaaaaaatcaaccatCATGAAGGAATACTGTGGGTCTAgctgcattaaaaaaaataataaagaaaattatgcACAGAAAATATTTACATGCATAGTCAGAATTCAGATTAGATCCTGCTCCTCGAACTAACCGCCCTCATAAAATGAATGGAGGAATTAAAAATGCAAGTTGATTTGTTCAAAagatttttccaatttttgtcTTCTGGAAGAACAAGACATTGTTTTACATTATTTCACATGTGTGATAAACCGAGTGGTCAATGCATGTGGATGATCACATGACTGTCTTTGTCTGATACAAGTCTGGTTCCTATTTTTGGATTTATATTGCCCTAGTTCGTCCCCCTtcacatgaataaatatgtataAGTTGGATTAAATTGGTTCTGATCACTGTCGTTTTGGATTGAATAACTATTGTACTTTTCGGTCGAACAACCCGACTCCCGCACTGCGATGATCATTCGCTCgtaatatattttcatacacACCCGCACTGCGATGATTCTGCACTCATAATATGTTTTAAGGTACGGTGTATTACCTAGAAAATATGATTAAGAGGAATTAGCATCTTACAAGTCGCTGTTCCTGCAGACACTCGAGAATAGAGATATATGAACGTCCTATGTGCTAAAAATAGGTGGTAAAGACATATAAGTTAATTTGATTAGATAGCAATCACTGCTGATCTCGGTAATAATCTATGTTCCATGGTTAGACGGTCCTTCGATAGTTCGTGACATGTTAAAGCAGGTAAATAGATCCCGCACTACCTTCCATGACAGCGGCCTGCTAATTGCACGATACATTGCGATTATATATAGAGTTCACGTGTTCTGTGCAATATCGGATTATATTAATTCAACTATAAATGGACGACGAAAGGTAAGAGTGGATCAAAATGCatttaattactttaattcATTCCTCTTGCATTAAACTACTTTACTTCATTCTTTTACTTATCTACAAATTCATTGGATTCTACCAATTTAGATTTGACCAATTGATCAATTTAAGCTATATCGATCTACTAATGGGTAAAATTCTTCAAAtcttgaattttctccattcacagtTAATGCGAAAttgaaatcttatttaaggaaaataattgTCAAACCACTTGAATCAAGTCATGTTGGTCAATGGCTAATTGGTATTTATATCAAAGAAATTCAATTGAATCAAGACAATGTTCACCTAATAATAGTAACCTTTGCTCTTATATGAGCAGATTAGAATGCAATGCGATGCATGAGGGGTCTCTGTCTCTTAGATATCCGTGAAGACTTCTGATCCCCCAGTGggactttatatatattatatatatatatataagacatTCATATTTCGAATCTCCATGACCTCTAaattcttctctctctctaactcTTGCACAAGCCTGCCACCATAACCACCTGCAACGCTTGTGAACTTGTCATTCGGAGCCACTGATCCCATGTCTTCCCTAGAGGAGAAGAACATTAGCAGTGGAGCTGATAAGGACCAGAACGTTGAGGCAGGTTCGGCACGAGGACCCCGCGAAGGGCTGGAAGGCAGATCTGTTTTCATAAGTTGGGAGGATCTCTGGGTCAAGGTTCCGGACAAGAAGAGTAAGTCGAGATCGATCCTTCGAGGGTTAACTGGTTATGCAAAGCCCGGTCAGGTCTTGGCAATCATGGGTCCCTCCGGAAGTGGCAAATCCACCCTTCTCGATGCACTTGCAGGTCATTTCCTTCATAACAAACAATTCTTATCGATCAGATTTTCCTGCACATCGAACTGAtgtccattatatatatatatttaagcaTTTGAAGTGCCTTATAAAGCTTGGAAAAAGATTTGCTATAGTCATGTAATCAAACAGTAAATGATATGAGGAGCTCAATGAACATTTTTTGTTTGTCATTCTAGCTAGGTATAAATACTTTGCATTTGATTGAAACTATGCCCACACTTCTTTagttattttacaaaattgcATAAATTCTCGAAGTTGGACCCTTTTTATTCAGTTACAATCGGAGATTCAtaggtgtatatatatatatatatataagaaaatcaaaatatataatgtagCATGGATAGTACTACTATAAAATCGAATTAGATCCTTtaaattatcaaataaaaatatatcccTTCTCGAAGTTGAAGCCTTTCGTCTTAGTCAATCTGGTGTTTTATGTTTTTGTCCGAGTAGGATTTCGGTGgttctttttgtattttttataattgtgACAAAAAGACGGCATTATGCTAAATTTTATTGCAAAAATCCACACTGAATTTTCTCATGGGTAACTCCACAGGGTACGTAATAGAGTTAAAAATCCACATTGAAGTTTCTATTAATTTCGGGAGAGGTGAATGTCATCCAGACATTTAGAGATTGAATTGCTCGGAACTTATTAGATCCCTCTTGgagttttcatatttttcattttcctctgAAAGATATTCTATCCCTTCTTTCTATAGTAATCTTATAGGGGTCTTCACGCCCCGCTTTTTTGTCgtttaatttcttttggattttaTCCTGTtctctaccaaaaaaaaaaaaactaccaTAATTACGTGGGCCATTTGGGATTAGTTTGGACAAAACCTAGATgaagttaggaagaagttgCACAATACATGATGTACACATTACATTTGTTGCAGGGCGCCTAGACTCAAAGGCCAGGCAAACCGGCCAAATCCTTGTCAACGGTCGGAAACAGCCCCTGGCATATGGCACATCGGTGACCCCATCTTATTTATAATAAGATATTCCTCATATTTTGTGTAGtgtgaataatttttttattgatccTAATTTTGTGCTATATATATCAGGCTTACGTGACCCAGGAAGATGTTTTGACGTGGACACTTACGGTCAGAGAAGCCGTGTACTGTTCAGCCGAGCTCCAACTCCCCGACTCTATCCCTCTCTCCGAGAAAAGGGAGAGAGCGGAGGCGACGATAAAGGAGATGGGCTTGCATGATGCGATGGACACCCGAATTGGGGGTTGGGGCACAAAGGGCCTCAGCAACGGGCAGAAGAGGAGGGTCAGCATATGCATGGAGATCCTGACCCGCCCGAGGCTACTGTTGCTTGATGAGCCCACGAGCGGGCTTGACAGCGCTGCCTCGTACTATGTCATGAAGAGAATCGTCGACCTAGCCAAACACAACAACATGGTGGTAATTGCGTCTGTACATCAGCCCAACAGCGACGTGTTCGGGCTCTTCGAGGACTTGTGCCTGCTCTCACTAGGGAGCATGGTGTACTTTGGTCCATCAAGTGAAGCAAGAGAGGTAACTTATCTATTCGGGGGTAAAATTGTCACAACTCCACAAGTTTAAGGGGAAGATCGTAATGTAATTCGTACTTCTTTGGGGTGAAAATGTAATCCGTATTTTTTTTAACGGGGTCTATACGTTTATAAAATTGCCCcggaattttctttttgtacgTTTTAGTCCAAACATTTATGGTTGATTTTTTCCATAGGAATAGCTGACTTATTTATATCCCTTGCTACATTAGTTTTTCTCAGGAAATGGTTTCCCATGTCCCAGTCATCAAAATCCATTGGATCATTACCTCAGGACCATCAACACAGATTTTGATGAGGtacaattttaattcttttccTCGTCTTTCTTTAAACTCGGATTAGTTATCGGTTGAATATTCTAAGCGTTTTGAATAAGTGGAAGATTTTTGTGTTATCATCAGGACATAGACAGCAGATTCGGAGGACAGTTTTGTTCGACAGAGGAAGTAATTACAGTACTTATAAGATCTTACAAGTCTTCAGTGTCTTACACTGAAGTTCGAAGACAGATATCAGAGATAAAAAGACGGGTTGGTAAAACTGCTCGCTTGAACTCATCGTCAGTTTAGTATCATATATCCGGGTTTCATGTCTCCTATATGCTTTTACAgacatatatatcatatccGATTTTCACATGAAGTGAAGCTTGTTGTATGCTACTGTTTGTTGTGTTGAAGGGAGGAGATCCGCTAGAGAAAGGTAATCAAGCAGGCTTCTACACGCAGTGTGGCATAATCATGAGAAGGTCCTTTGTGAACATGTGTCGTGACCCAGGCTACTACTGGTTGCGCCTTGTTATATACATTGCTCTGGGTTTGGGTTTAGGCACTGTCTTCTACGACATTGGATCCGACTATAGTTCGATTCAGGTATTCGTTAATTAGACTTTATCAATGCTTGAAATCCCCTTTTATGCACGTGGTTGTTTAATGTGCGTCCATCTCAGGCAAGAGGTTCGATGCTCATGTTCGTAGCATCTTTTTTAACGATCTTGGCCATTGGAGGCTTCCCTTCTTTTGTTGAGGACATGAAGGTATAACGAAGATTCATAAATTTCCCTCGGCTTTGGCACTTAATTATTGATTTATCGAATTCAACTTGCCCATATATACTTATTGGATATGCGATTTGATAGGTGTTTGAGAGGGAAAGATTGAATGGACACTATGGATCTGCTGCCTTTGTTCTTGGCAACACCCTATCATCCATGCCGTTCCTACTCGTCATTTCCCTAATTCCCAGTGCCATCACATACTTCCTCGTCGGGCTCCAGCAGAATATTGGGCATTTCATGTACTTTGCCTTGACCCTGTTTGCGTGTATGATGTTGGTCGAGAGCTTGATGATGATAGTCGCGAGTCTGATGCCAAACTTCCTCATGGCTCTCATTACCGGTGCTGGGATCCAGGTATAACATTAACACACTGGTGCTGATCAATCTTAGTTTTGATCATAAGATTTTCATCGGTCAGAAGAAGTTAAGTTAGTTCTTAAACAGATCGGCTAAATTTCCACCAGGGACTGATGATACTCAGTGGAGGATTCTTCCGGCTACCGAACGACCTTCCAAGGATCCTCTGGAGGTACCCTCTATACTACATTGCCTTCCACAAGTATGCATACCAAGGTCTGTATAAGAATGAATTCGAGGGGCTAATGCTGCTAGCCAGGAACATTCCTTCAACGAGGCAAGGCTATTCTAGCGAAGAAGAGATACTGAGAGATGTTTGGCAAGTAGAAATGGGCTACTCCAAGTGGACCAACCTCGGCATTCTGTTTGGGATGGTCGTTATTTATCGAGTCATCTTCATTGGGGTTCTCCAGCTGAAGGAGAAATTCAAGCCCGTGATCCAGGAAATCATGTCCATTTCGCATCATCGAGCAGAGAGGTCACCGATAAATCCGTATTCGAGACTTTTGCAAGGCTCAGACAGCAGCGGAGTCCAGGATTTTATAACAAAAGCAGATAGAAGGGTTTTGGCCTCGGAGATCTGACATCAAGATGCTGTGTAGCCTACACAAAAGCATCATATAAACGTTGTACATAATTGTACAGAACTTAATTAAATGtggaaaattcaaaactttCATGATTATCGCCCACTCTCCCACTTTTCTGTCTCGCTGGGACAATTCAATGCACACCAGGATGCAGATCGAAAAAAGTAATCGACAAGGACAATTTGAGGGCACCATCGAATTTTACGGAAAAGAGTAAAATCCTCTAATATACATGGTAAAATTCTCTAATATAGAGAAAATCATCTATGGACAAATGAGGTTTTGGTGGTGCTTCTCATTGAGTAATGATAATAAAGAGTACAAAAAAGGAGGTATTTCAATGTATGAAAACCTAAATCATACGAACAAAACTCTAAGGTCACGTTAGATAAttagttaaaaaaagaagtgtATAAGAAGATGAGAGGATTGATAAGGACAAGGAGGTGTGTTTTGAGGAGTCAAAGGCaccaataaatataaaatgactTATTCCATTAGTTTTTGATTTAATGATACATTCATCTCtcatctttctctcttttctcctattcattttcctttataattaatttgtaactaaCTATTAAACACTTAATTATAAGTAGAAACAAGCACAC from Punica granatum isolate Tunisia-2019 chromosome 2, ASM765513v2, whole genome shotgun sequence includes the following:
- the LOC116194860 gene encoding ABC transporter G family member 11-like isoform X1, which produces MSSLEEKNISSGADKDQNVEAGSARGPREGLEGRSVFISWEDLWVKVPDKKSKSRSILRGLTGYAKPGQVLAIMGPSGSGKSTLLDALAGRLDSKARQTGQILVNGRKQPLAYGTSAYVTQEDVLTWTLTVREAVYCSAELQLPDSIPLSEKRERAEATIKEMGLHDAMDTRIGGWGTKGLSNGQKRRVSICMEILTRPRLLLLDEPTSGLDSAASYYVMKRIVDLAKHNNMVVIASVHQPNSDVFGLFEDLCLLSLGSMVYFGPSSEAREFFSGNGFPCPSHQNPLDHYLRTINTDFDEDIDSRFGGQFCSTEEVITVLIRSYKSSVSYTEVRRQISEIKRRGGDPLEKGNQAGFYTQCGIIMRRSFVNMCRDPGYYWLRLVIYIALGLGLGTVFYDIGSDYSSIQARGSMLMFVASFLTILAIGGFPSFVEDMKVFERERLNGHYGSAAFVLGNTLSSMPFLLVISLIPSAITYFLVGLQQNIGHFMYFALTLFACMMLVESLMMIVASLMPNFLMALITGAGIQGLMILSGGFFRLPNDLPRILWRYPLYYIAFHKYAYQGLYKNEFEGLMLLARNIPSTRQGYSSEEEILRDVWQVEMGYSKWTNLGILFGMVVIYRVIFIGVLQLKEKFKPVIQEIMSISHHRAERSPINPYSRLLQGSDSSGVQDFITKADRRVLASEI
- the LOC116194860 gene encoding ABC transporter G family member 11-like isoform X2; the encoded protein is MSSLEEKNISSGADKDQNVEAGSARGPREGLEGRSVFISWEDLWVKVPDKKSKSRSILRGLTGYAKPGQVLAIMGPSGSGKSTLLDALAGRLDSKARQTGQILVNGRKQPLAYGTSAYVTQEDVLTWTLTVREAVYCSAELQLPDSIPLSEKRERAEATIKEMGLHDAMDTRIGGWGTKGLSNGQKRRVSICMEILTRPRLLLLDEPTSGLDSAASYYVMKRIVDLAKHNNMVVIASVHQPNSDVFGLFEDLCLLSLGSMVYFGPSSEAREFFSGNGFPCPSHQNPLDHYLRTINTDFDEDIDSRFGGQFCSTEEVITVLIRSYKSSVSYTEVRRQISEIKRRGGDPLEKGNQAGFYTQCGIIMRRSFVNMCRDPGYYWLRLVIYIALGLGLGTVFYDIGSDYSSIQARGSMLMFVASFLTILAIGGFPSFVEDMKVFERERLNGHYGSAAFVLGNTLSSMPFLLVISLIPSAITYFLVGLQQNIGHFMYFALTLFACMMLVESLMMIVASLMPNFLMALITGAGIQGLMILSGGFFRLPNDLPRILWRNIPSTRQGYSSEEEILRDVWQVEMGYSKWTNLGILFGMVVIYRVIFIGVLQLKEKFKPVIQEIMSISHHRAERSPINPYSRLLQGSDSSGVQDFITKADRRVLASEI